Proteins from one Leptospira wolffii serovar Khorat str. Khorat-H2 genomic window:
- a CDS encoding AAA family ATPase, which produces METVQIAGIKVPKSKLGNNSGSLGSDLVETDSTVRNLQNILYPLLENRPVLLVGDAGVGKNALIYYINFKRNHPTARFSFNEDTLPEDLIGSYRLLLDGKGFAWADGPLTSAVRSGASFVADEMNLCPPHIIKRFSTVYESNYLELIEGDGSRIQAVDGFSFIGTQNPSEGFEGRKPLPFDITRYYATVFIDPHTPDEILYILGKLYPAMGQDLLKSCIRLSLDTESKVVAGALGKGDLEKYHFNIRNLKKLCNRILSLKTDTPELLYRELWNFYAEPFRKEEDRRIQTDAILKETGLKIPPKLPEPKFEIHKGSLFCNDKEIAVSDESKAKQILSSVPLPLKLREFAEKVYTAVAFRENILIEYSEEQDPQFVLPLFTEISGVPLESVNLCKGIHTADIIGALKPIDGSKVGWVDGPLTKGIREGGNILIANLEAAGAELVEKMNMLTDDARALVLPPESSEDAPLALQKESRIFALKLFRKTKSTPTISRAFRNRFTSILFPELEDSETLKEILNFYLPEGDLVSKMAEFHTKIKDLSKKRTIGSANLMPYTFGLSNLLQWKDHIVKYADEKSGKEGIREIAFRGGKIAYTNQVSDPGERKELERILEFSLSGIEIVSEFFQELEEKKKKTLTPSTEIEKKRWWDPELHKREPLTGKAELKNSGRELREGLEINTPETGGQRKEGPDAWYGQETRGNMGQGEPAGGGGAWGYRTEELYKAFLAKRRILWEYTIQTSIKEFKEVFGRSLEEVQLNLERLFDPEIDINRIYKSEGSRIDTRKYISFLSGKGDSKVFDKTIIDKDEEKLKGVEVAFLVSKSRRIFNFEYSVATLSAMLSSAHILDEHDVNFSVTAYSDRMNRKDRIDLVQVKRMDEYFDEKKEEEMFDSLRSDWQGDSIEEYQLLEQIESYFSPDAQTKILVMISDFRGQRGKAEIEQEIQSRDNRRLRAEILKHSNKNYVFLGVGLGRRYIAEHLFPDSIQITSENFYNMPNLIGAELGRLILTHHSSRN; this is translated from the coding sequence ATGGAAACCGTACAAATCGCCGGAATCAAAGTCCCAAAATCCAAACTAGGAAATAACTCCGGATCCCTGGGTTCCGATCTGGTGGAGACGGACTCCACCGTTCGCAATCTGCAGAATATTCTCTATCCGCTCCTCGAAAACCGTCCTGTTCTACTCGTGGGGGACGCGGGCGTGGGAAAAAACGCTCTCATTTATTATATTAACTTTAAACGAAATCATCCCACCGCCAGATTTAGTTTCAATGAGGATACTCTGCCTGAGGATTTGATCGGCTCCTACAGACTGCTTTTGGACGGAAAGGGTTTTGCCTGGGCCGACGGACCTCTGACTTCCGCGGTCAGGAGCGGCGCGAGTTTTGTGGCGGACGAGATGAACCTCTGTCCCCCCCATATCATCAAAAGATTCTCCACAGTTTACGAATCCAATTATCTGGAATTGATAGAAGGGGACGGGTCCAGGATCCAGGCCGTCGACGGTTTCAGTTTCATAGGAACCCAAAATCCATCGGAAGGCTTCGAGGGAAGGAAGCCTCTTCCATTCGACATCACCCGCTATTACGCAACCGTATTCATAGATCCGCATACTCCGGACGAAATACTTTATATTTTAGGAAAATTGTATCCTGCTATGGGCCAGGATCTTCTGAAATCCTGCATCCGTCTTTCCCTGGATACGGAATCCAAAGTGGTCGCGGGCGCTCTGGGAAAAGGCGACCTGGAAAAATACCATTTCAATATCCGTAATTTAAAGAAACTTTGCAATCGTATCCTAAGCCTGAAGACGGATACTCCGGAACTTCTTTACCGGGAATTATGGAATTTTTACGCGGAACCATTCCGGAAGGAAGAAGATCGTAGGATACAGACGGACGCCATCCTGAAGGAAACCGGGCTGAAGATTCCTCCCAAACTTCCGGAGCCTAAATTCGAAATTCATAAAGGATCCTTATTCTGCAACGATAAGGAAATCGCGGTCTCGGACGAGTCCAAGGCCAAACAAATCCTTTCATCCGTGCCTTTACCTTTAAAACTACGTGAATTCGCGGAGAAAGTATATACCGCCGTAGCTTTCCGGGAGAATATTCTAATCGAATATTCTGAGGAACAGGATCCTCAATTCGTGCTTCCCCTCTTTACTGAAATTTCGGGAGTGCCTTTGGAATCCGTAAACCTGTGTAAGGGGATCCATACCGCTGATATCATTGGAGCCCTGAAGCCGATCGACGGTTCCAAAGTGGGATGGGTGGACGGACCCTTGACTAAGGGGATCAGAGAGGGAGGGAATATTCTCATCGCAAATCTCGAGGCTGCAGGTGCGGAACTCGTGGAAAAGATGAATATGCTTACGGACGACGCCCGTGCACTTGTGCTTCCTCCGGAAAGTTCCGAAGATGCTCCTCTCGCACTGCAGAAGGAATCCAGAATCTTCGCATTGAAACTCTTCCGTAAGACTAAATCCACTCCTACGATTTCCAGAGCGTTTAGGAACCGTTTCACTTCCATATTATTTCCGGAATTGGAAGATTCGGAAACTCTTAAGGAAATTCTAAACTTCTATCTTCCGGAAGGGGACCTCGTCTCCAAAATGGCCGAGTTTCATACCAAGATCAAGGACCTGTCCAAGAAGAGAACGATAGGATCCGCAAACCTAATGCCTTATACTTTCGGACTCTCCAATCTTCTACAATGGAAGGATCATATCGTCAAGTATGCCGACGAGAAGAGCGGAAAGGAAGGGATCCGCGAGATCGCCTTCCGAGGCGGTAAGATCGCATACACCAACCAGGTATCCGATCCGGGAGAACGGAAGGAACTGGAAAGAATATTAGAATTTTCTTTATCGGGAATCGAGATCGTTTCGGAATTCTTCCAGGAGCTGGAGGAAAAGAAAAAAAAAACTCTGACTCCCTCCACCGAAATCGAAAAGAAACGTTGGTGGGATCCGGAACTCCATAAAAGGGAACCCCTCACAGGAAAAGCGGAGTTGAAAAACTCGGGAAGAGAACTCCGGGAAGGTTTAGAGATCAATACTCCGGAAACGGGAGGCCAAAGGAAAGAAGGTCCCGATGCATGGTATGGTCAGGAGACCCGGGGCAATATGGGACAAGGAGAACCCGCGGGCGGAGGAGGAGCCTGGGGCTACCGCACGGAAGAATTATACAAGGCCTTTCTTGCGAAACGTAGGATCCTTTGGGAATATACCATCCAGACGAGTATCAAGGAATTCAAAGAAGTCTTCGGTAGAAGTTTGGAGGAAGTCCAACTCAATCTGGAAAGACTATTCGATCCGGAGATAGACATCAACCGTATCTATAAAAGCGAGGGAAGTCGGATCGACACTCGCAAGTATATCTCCTTTCTCTCCGGAAAGGGGGACTCCAAGGTATTCGATAAGACTATCATTGATAAGGACGAGGAGAAGCTGAAGGGAGTCGAGGTCGCTTTCCTAGTTTCCAAATCCCGTCGTATCTTCAACTTCGAATACTCCGTGGCGACACTTTCCGCCATGCTATCCTCCGCCCATATTCTGGACGAACACGACGTGAACTTCTCCGTTACCGCTTATTCGGATAGAATGAACCGTAAGGACAGGATAGATCTGGTCCAGGTTAAGAGAATGGACGAATATTTCGACGAGAAGAAAGAAGAAGAGATGTTCGATTCGCTTCGTTCCGATTGGCAGGGAGATTCCATAGAAGAATACCAATTGTTGGAACAGATAGAATCCTACTTTTCCCCGGATGCCCAGACTAAAATACTGGTCATGATTTCCGATTTTCGGGGCCAGAGAGGTAAGGCGGAGATCGAGCAGGAGATCCAGTCCCGGGATAACAGACGCCTGAGGGCGGAAATTCTAAAGCATTCGAATAAGAACTACGTGTTTTTGGGCGTGGGATTGGGTCGCAGATATATAGCAGAGCACCTTTTCCCGGATTCGATTCAGATCACGTCCGAAAATTTTTACAATATGCCGAACTTAATCGGAGCGGAACTGGGACGTTTGATTTTGACCCACCATTCTTCCCGAAATTAA
- the smpB gene encoding SsrA-binding protein, whose protein sequence is MGKKKEKDSGLPQPLVNKKARFNFELIQFIEAGIVLTGSEVKSLREKKANLTDAFAKIKNGEVFLDGFSITPYKNGGYANHPEIRPRKLLLKRKEIEKLEKQVKEKGLVLVATKVYFKDNRWAKVELAVAKPKKLYDKREDLKKSDAKMEIARAMKAKNFS, encoded by the coding sequence ATGGGAAAGAAGAAGGAAAAAGATTCGGGATTACCCCAGCCTCTGGTAAACAAAAAAGCCAGATTCAACTTCGAGCTGATTCAGTTCATCGAAGCGGGTATCGTATTGACCGGATCGGAAGTCAAAAGTCTCCGAGAAAAAAAAGCGAATCTTACCGACGCGTTCGCTAAGATCAAGAATGGAGAAGTCTTTCTGGACGGTTTTTCCATCACTCCCTATAAGAACGGCGGTTATGCGAATCATCCGGAGATCCGCCCCCGCAAACTTCTCCTAAAAAGAAAAGAGATCGAGAAGCTGGAAAAACAGGTTAAGGAGAAGGGACTCGTACTCGTCGCTACGAAAGTCTATTTCAAAGACAACCGCTGGGCCAAGGTGGAACTCGCGGTCGCTAAGCCTAAAAAGCTTTACGATAAGCGGGAAGATCTCAAGAAAAGCGACGCAAAAATGGAAATCGCAAGAGCCATGAAGGCCAAAAATTTCTCCTAA
- the der gene encoding ribosome biogenesis GTPase Der, with amino-acid sequence MSSKKKHTPVVSIVGRQNVGKSTLFNALLKKKLAITEDYPGVTRDVLQARVLHPEKGLDFFLCDTPGLDIERPEALEEAVLENAFRQLSKSDLVVFLLDLREVTAYDSKLIEQFRKDPELNSIPVLFCVNKVDHPEDEEDLDSFYRMGLSEILPISAMGRRNLPLLLEKIAFLLPNAKRRISEEETTETTPEEDFNLAIVGKPNSGKSSLLNALCGFERAVVSDVAGTTRDSVDASVTFEGKKIRIVDTAGIRKKSDKAEALEFYSYQRTKRTIESSDVVIHLLDALKGFGEFDKKIVSLLQEEGKPFLLAVNKWDTVQDKDSKSFNEYKDRLYSRFPLLREIQIITLSAKEKQRIHKLMEMTLDLAGRAKRKISTSELNQSLRTWMTEAGRSFSANRPPKMLYCTQVSVSPFHLILFVNHVDYFKSNLLSFLKKKLTEKYNLQGIPIRLELRSDRK; translated from the coding sequence ATGTCCTCTAAGAAAAAACATACACCCGTCGTAAGTATCGTCGGTAGACAAAACGTGGGTAAATCCACTCTATTCAACGCCCTTTTAAAAAAGAAATTGGCGATCACGGAAGATTATCCCGGAGTCACTCGAGACGTTCTCCAGGCAAGAGTATTGCATCCCGAGAAAGGATTGGATTTCTTTCTATGCGATACTCCCGGTCTAGATATAGAAAGACCCGAAGCTCTCGAAGAGGCCGTACTTGAAAACGCGTTTCGACAATTATCAAAATCCGACCTAGTCGTTTTCCTTTTGGATCTGAGAGAAGTAACCGCATACGATTCCAAGCTCATAGAACAATTCCGAAAAGATCCGGAGTTGAATTCCATTCCTGTGCTTTTCTGCGTGAATAAAGTGGATCATCCCGAAGATGAGGAGGATTTGGATTCCTTCTATCGTATGGGCCTTTCCGAAATTCTTCCAATATCCGCTATGGGTAGGAGAAATCTTCCTCTTCTTCTCGAAAAAATCGCATTCCTTTTACCTAATGCAAAAAGAAGAATCAGCGAAGAGGAGACGACCGAAACGACTCCGGAAGAGGATTTTAATTTAGCGATCGTAGGTAAACCTAACTCCGGAAAATCCAGTCTATTGAACGCTCTTTGCGGATTCGAAAGAGCCGTGGTAAGCGATGTGGCCGGGACTACCCGGGATTCCGTGGACGCTTCAGTTACTTTCGAAGGAAAAAAAATACGCATCGTCGATACAGCCGGGATTCGCAAGAAATCCGATAAAGCGGAAGCACTTGAGTTTTACTCTTACCAAAGAACGAAAAGGACCATCGAATCCTCGGATGTGGTCATTCATCTATTGGATGCACTCAAAGGTTTCGGAGAATTCGACAAGAAAATCGTCTCCCTCTTACAAGAAGAAGGAAAACCTTTCCTACTTGCCGTCAATAAATGGGATACCGTCCAGGACAAGGATTCCAAGTCTTTCAACGAATATAAGGACAGATTGTATTCTCGCTTTCCTCTTTTGAGAGAAATACAGATCATCACATTGAGCGCCAAAGAAAAGCAACGTATCCACAAGCTCATGGAGATGACCTTGGATCTGGCGGGAAGAGCCAAACGGAAAATTTCCACGTCCGAATTGAATCAATCTCTTCGAACCTGGATGACGGAAGCGGGGCGGTCCTTCTCCGCGAATCGACCTCCTAAGATGCTATATTGCACCCAAGTATCGGTCTCTCCCTTTCATTTGATTCTATTCGTAAATCATGTGGATTATTTTAAATCCAATCTATTGAGCTTCTTAAAGAAGAAGCTGACGGAAAAATACAATCTCCAGGGAATTCCCATCCGTTTGGAACTTAGATCGGATCGAAAATGA
- the plsY gene encoding glycerol-3-phosphate 1-O-acyltransferase PlsY → MSLTFLSYIGASFLVGSVPFGFLIAKKYGLDIRKKGSGNIGATNVSRILGWKVGLPVLLLDIVKGVVPPLAIRIFYSDTQEILALLCGVAAVLGHMFSPFLKFKGGKGVATSFGVFSVLAPIPILATLIVFLSLKRIFGFVSIGSIGGAIALPISYVLFAIWQSKDYNTPTFWTICGISFAILILHRTNLIRLLQGREFASDKEKYKDQ, encoded by the coding sequence ATGAGCCTTACGTTTTTATCATATATTGGAGCTTCCTTTCTGGTCGGATCCGTGCCTTTCGGATTTTTGATCGCCAAGAAATACGGTCTGGATATCCGTAAAAAAGGAAGCGGCAATATAGGCGCCACCAATGTGAGCCGAATCCTAGGCTGGAAGGTAGGACTGCCCGTTCTGCTACTCGATATCGTAAAAGGCGTAGTCCCTCCTTTGGCGATTCGTATCTTCTATTCGGATACTCAGGAGATTTTGGCCTTACTCTGCGGAGTTGCCGCGGTGTTAGGGCATATGTTTTCCCCCTTCTTAAAATTCAAGGGAGGTAAGGGAGTCGCCACCAGTTTCGGAGTATTTTCCGTTTTGGCGCCGATTCCTATTTTGGCCACCCTGATCGTATTCCTTAGTTTAAAGAGAATTTTCGGTTTCGTGTCCATAGGTTCTATCGGAGGAGCGATTGCTTTACCGATTTCTTATGTTCTATTTGCGATCTGGCAGTCCAAAGATTACAATACTCCCACGTTCTGGACGATCTGCGGGATAAGTTTTGCGATTCTTATTCTTCATAGAACCAACTTGATCCGTCTTCTCCAAGGGCGAGAATTCGCCTCCGATAAGGAAAAATATAAAGATCAGTAG